The Drechmeria coniospora strain ARSEF 6962 chromosome 02, whole genome shotgun sequence genome has a segment encoding these proteins:
- a CDS encoding DUF803 domain membrane protein: MIEDKYIGLALAMSSALAIVGIGEVCNFAAYAFAPAILVTPLGALSVLIGAVLGSYFLKEELGILGKLGSAICLIGAVVIVLHAPPDEEIQTIDQILDYAIQPGFLLYAIAVVSFAVFMIYRIAPVHGKKNALIYLSICSTVGSISVMSVKAFGIALKLSFNGNNQFTHPSTYVFLILTAVCILTQMNYFNKALASFPTNIVNPLYYVTFTTATLCASFILFSGFNTTDPVNTLSLLCGFLVTFTGVYLLNLSRGDPNGQKLVAGRGGIDATPTDIVSSLQTRRSMQSRRSVDHGRHSIGSLHSDREGLIRAYDEEEAAGFGLTDLAEESEGDRPPNGRIAGKKEQSNDDIELETRKAGQR; this comes from the exons ATGATCGAAGACAA GTACATTGGCCTTGCGCTAGCCATGTCCTCGGCCCTTGCCATCG TTGGTATCGGGGAAGTTTGCAACTTTGCAGCGTACGCCTTTGCTCCAGCCATTCTTGTGACCCCCCTCGGGGCTCTCAGTGTCCTGATCGGTGCTGTCCTCGGCTCTTATTTTCTCAAGGAAGAGCTGGGGATCTTGGGCAAACTGGGTAGTGCCATATGTCTCATCGGCGCTGTCGTCATAGTCCTGCATGCCCCGCCAGATGAGGAGATTCAGACTATTGATCAGATCTTGGACTATGCTATTCAGCCAG GGTTTCTCCTGTACGCCattgccgtcgtctccttcgcCGTCTTCATGATTTACCGGATTGCCCCTGTCCACGGAAAGAAAAATGCCCTCATTTATCTTTCCATCTGCTCAACTGTTGGCTCAATCTCTGTCATGTCCGTCAAGGCCTTCGGCATAGCCCTGAAACTCTCATTCAATGGGAACAATCAGTTCACCCATCCATCGACATATGTCTTCTTAATCTTGACTGCTGTCTGCATTCTAACGCAAATGAATTACTTCAACAAGGCATTGGCATCATTTCCAACAAATAT TGTCAACCCTCTGTACTATGTGACGTTCACTACTGCCACGCTCTGCGCATCCTTCATCCTCTTTAGCGGATTTAACACTACCGATCCTGTCAACACGCTCTCCCTACTTTGCGGCTTTCTCGTCACGTTTACTGGGGTGTATCTGCTCAATTTGTCCCGTGGCGACCCAAATGGTCAAAAGTTGGTCGCAGGACGAGGTGGTATTGATGCAACGCCAACCGACATAGTTTCTAGCCTGCAGACTCGTCGCAGCATGCAATCACGGAGAAGTGTCGATCATGGCCGGCACAGCATCGGCAGCTTGCACAGCGACAGAGAGGGACTGATTAGGGCCTACGATGAGGAAGAGGCTGCAGGTTTCGGGCTTACTGACCTTGCCGAGGAGAGCGAAGGCGACCGCCCACCGAATGGGCGTATCGCTGGAAAGAAGGAGCAAAGcaacgacgacatcgagTTGGAGACAAGGAAAGCTGGACAGAGGTAG